In a genomic window of Xenopus laevis strain J_2021 chromosome 5S, Xenopus_laevis_v10.1, whole genome shotgun sequence:
- the slitrk3.S gene encoding SLIT and NTRK-like protein 3: protein MKPSSAETRLKGRMLWIILLSTIALAWTTPIPLIEDSEEIDEPCFDPCYCEVKESLFHIYCDNKGFTNISQITEYWFTPFKLYLQRNSMRKLYTNSFLHLNNAVSINMGNNALQDIQAGAFNGLKVLKRLYLHENKLDSFKNDTFLGLESLEYLQADYNVIKRIESGAFRYLNKLRVLILNDNHIPLLPTNLFKSVSLTHLDLRGNRLKILFYKGMLDHIGRSIMEIQLAENPWNCTCEILQLKNWLERIPYTVLVGDITCESPFHFHGKDLRDIKRSKLCPSLSESEAEKSWGIPQITSSKENAWPTKPSSMLSSSHVTASSVEYKSSNKQPTTTKQPRAPKPPPTPRGLYPGPNQPPIAGYQTRPPIPIICPTGCSCSLHINDLGLTVNCKERGFHNISELLPRPLNAKKLYLNGNLIQKIYRSDFWNFSSLDLLHLGNNRISYVQEGAFVNLPNLKNLYLNGNDIERLTPGMFRGLQSLHYLYFEYNTIREIQPAAFSLMPNLKLLFLNDNLLRTLPTDTFAGTSLSRLSLRNNHFLYLPVTGVLEHLNAIVQIDLNQNPWDCTCDIVPLKQWIETISSVIVVGEVLCTSPENLTNKDLKSIDMKVLCPELLDSESAASPALPGNMVPTSSSVFEFTTPGGAIPLSVLILSLLILFFSAVFVAAGLFAFVLRRRKKLPFRKRQEVDLTGIQMQCRIFEDRQNNSPEKAPGHVYDYIPHPVTQMCNNPIYKPREEEMGKEFSETKENNTNYRTLIEKEKEWTMAVSNSQLNTIVTVNQSGDIPSYHENGVIFPGAMDRERQAPTVGFVDCLYGTVPRLKELHMHPPGMQYPDLQQDARLKETLLFSAGKGFSDQTQSEYLELRAKLQTKPDYLEVLEKTYRF from the coding sequence ATGAAACCATCTTCAGCAGAAACTCGTCTTAAAGGACGGATGCTGTGGATAATTCTTTTAAGCACAATCGCTCTTGCATGGACTACACCAATTCCCTTGATTGAGGATTCAGAGGAAATAGACGAGCCTTGCTTTGATCCGTGCTACTGTGAAGTGAAGGAAAGTCTTTTTCACATTTATTGTGACAATAAAGGATTTACAAATATTAGTCAGATTACAGAATACTGGTTTACACCTTTCAAACTCTATCTTCAAAGAAACTCTATGAGAAAATTGTACACCAACAGTTTTCTGCACCTAAACAATGCTGTGTCTATAAACATGGGGAACAATGCATTGCAGGACATTCAGGCAGGAGCTTTTAACGGTCTGAAAGTTTTGAAGAGGCTATACCTGCACGAAAACAAACTGGacagttttaaaaatgacacGTTTCTAGGGCTGGAAAGCTTGGAATACCTTCAGGCAGATTATAATGTCATTAAGCGGATTGAGAGTGGGGCCTTCAGATACTTAAATAAACTGAGAGTATTGATTCTAAATGATAACCATATCCCATTGCTTCCAACAAATTTATTCAAATCTGTATCTTTAACACACTTGGACTTGCGTGGAAATAGGTTAAAGATACTGTTCTACAAAGGAATGTTGGATCATATTGGAAGAAGCATAATGGAGATTCAGCTTGCTGAGAACccatggaattgcacctgtgaGATTTTGCAGCTAAAGAACTGGCTAGAACGTATACCATATACCGTTCTGGTTGGAGATATTACATGCGAAAGTCCATTTCATTTTCATGGCAAGGATCTGAGGGATATAAAACGTAGTAAGCTGTGCCCCTCATTATCTGAAAGTGAAGCTGAAAAAAGTTGGGGAATTCCCCAGATAACATCTAGCAAAGAAAATGCATGGCCAACAAAACCATCCTCTATGTTGTCTTCTTCTCATGTCACTGCTTCATCTGTGGAGTACAAGTCATCTAATAAACAGCCAACAACCACTAAGCAGCCAAGAGCTCCCAAGCCTCCACCAACACCTAGAGGCCTTTATCCAGGCCCAAACCAACCGCCTATAGCAGGATATCAGACGAGACCGCCCATTCCAATTATATGTCCCACTGGCTGTTCATGTAGTTTGCATATTAATGATTTGGGGTTGACTGTAAATTGTAAAGAGAGAGGATTCCACAACATATCGGAACTTCTACCCAGACCACTGAATGCTAAAAAGCTCTACTTAAATGGTAACTTAATTCAGAAAATTTACAGGTCggatttttggaatttttcttcTTTGGATTTATTACACCTGGGAAATAACCGTATATCATATGTGCAAGAGGGAGCCTTTGTTAACCTccccaatttaaaaaatttgtatctgAATGGGAATGACATTGAGAGGCTGACTCCTGGCATGTTCAGGGGTTTGCAAAGTTTGCATTATTTATACTTTGAATATAACACGATAAGGGAAATCCAGCCTGCTGCTTTTAGTTTGATGCCAAATCTGAAACTGCTTTTTCTCAATGACAATCTGCTTAGAACCCTTCCAACTGACACTTTTGCTGGCACTTCTTTATCGAGACTTAGCCTGAGAAATAACCACTTTCTTTACCTTCCTGTCACAGGGGTTTTGGAGCACCTTAATGCGATAGTTCAGATTGATCTCAATCAGAATCCATGGGATTGTACCTGTGACATagttcctttaaagcagtggaTAGAAACCATCAGCTCAGTCATTGTTGTTGGAGAGGTTTTATGTACAAGTCCTGAAAATCTGACAAATAAGGATCTAAAATCAATTGACATGAAAGTTTTGTGTCCAGAACTACTCGATTCTGAATCTGCTGCTTCGCCTGCTCTGCCTGGTAATATGGTGCCCACAAGTTCATCAGTATTTGAGTTCACCACACCAGGGGGTGCCATTCCACTGTCAGTCCTTATCCTCAGtcttttaattctgtttttttcagctgtttttgtgGCTGCAGGTCTTTTTGCTTTTGTGCTAAGAAGGCGTAAGAAACTGCCTTTCCGAAAGAGACAAGAGGTGGATTTAACTGGCATTCAGATGCAGTGCAGGATCTTTGAGGACAGACAGAACAACTCCCCGGAAAAGGCCCCTGGTCATGTCTATGACTACATCCCACACCCAGTAACTCAGATGTGCAACAATCCCATCTATAAACCCAGAGAAGAAGAAATGGGGAAGGAATTTTcagagacaaaggaaaataaCACAAATTACAGGACTTtaatagaaaaagagaaagagtGGACCATGGCAGTATCAAATTCCCAGTTAAATACAATAGTCACTGTAAATCAGTCTGGGGACATACCAAGTTATCATGAAAATGGAGTAATTTTTCCTGGTGCAATGGATCGAGAAAGGCAAGCTCCCACTGTAGGCTTTGTGGATTGCCTTTATGGCACCGTACCGAGATTAAAGGAACTGCACATGCACCCCCCTGGAATGCAATATCCTGATTTGCAGCAGGATGCCAGATTAAAAGAAACCCTTCTTTTCTCAGCTGGAAAGGGGTTCTCAGACCAAACCCAAAGTGAATACCTCGAGTTAAGGGCCAAACTCCAAACAAAGCCAGATTACCTCGAAGTCCTGGAAAAAACATATAGGTTCTAG